The following coding sequences are from one Streptomyces venezuelae window:
- a CDS encoding ABC transporter substrate-binding protein, with product MTRPPFPRALAAGLLTTGLLLTGCGAEVESAAGGKPGTGSGKDTDTVTVSNCGKDITYTRPRRAIAYDVSGAEKMFALGLADRMRGYVMNKLGDPSIKGSPWREKYAEVDRLGNERITREIVVDAKADWVLAGWNSGFSEERGITPALLDKVNVASYLHTETCWDYGDKSVDSSPLQALYTDLDNLGKIFGVEKRADELVGDLKERVAALKKTWPAKGDPAKVFVYDSGTDQPFTAGRHAAPDDIITAAGGTNVFGDLDKGWTTVGWEPVIKAKPDVIVIVDYADQPAKDKIAYLKKLPSLKSVPAVKNNRFHVMSYGDVVSGPRNVAGAENLGRYLRSVGR from the coding sequence TTGCTGACCACCGGGCTCCTGCTCACCGGCTGCGGCGCCGAGGTCGAATCGGCGGCGGGCGGCAAGCCCGGCACCGGTTCCGGGAAGGACACCGACACCGTCACCGTCTCCAACTGCGGCAAGGACATCACGTACACCCGCCCGCGGCGCGCCATCGCGTACGACGTCAGCGGAGCGGAGAAGATGTTCGCCCTCGGCCTCGCGGACCGCATGCGCGGCTACGTCATGAACAAGCTCGGCGACCCGTCCATCAAGGGATCGCCCTGGCGCGAGAAGTACGCCGAGGTCGACCGGCTCGGCAACGAACGCATCACCCGCGAGATCGTCGTCGACGCGAAGGCCGACTGGGTCCTCGCTGGCTGGAACTCCGGGTTCAGCGAGGAACGCGGCATCACCCCCGCCCTGCTGGACAAGGTGAACGTCGCCAGCTACCTGCACACCGAGACCTGCTGGGACTACGGCGACAAGAGCGTCGACTCATCGCCGCTCCAGGCGCTCTACACGGACCTGGACAACCTCGGGAAGATCTTCGGTGTCGAGAAGCGCGCCGACGAACTGGTCGGCGACCTCAAGGAGCGGGTCGCCGCGCTGAAGAAGACGTGGCCCGCGAAGGGCGACCCGGCCAAGGTGTTCGTCTACGACTCCGGCACCGACCAGCCGTTCACGGCGGGCCGGCACGCCGCACCCGACGACATCATCACCGCCGCCGGCGGCACGAATGTCTTCGGGGACCTCGACAAGGGGTGGACGACGGTGGGCTGGGAGCCGGTCATCAAGGCCAAGCCCGACGTCATCGTGATCGTCGACTACGCCGACCAGCCGGCGAAGGACAAGATCGCCTACCTCAAGAAGCTGCCGAGCCTGAAGTCCGTACCGGCGGTGAAGAACAACCGCTTCCACGTCATGTCGTACGGCGATGTCGTGAGCGGCCCCCGCAACGTCGCGGGCGCCGAGAACCTGGGCCGCTACCTGCGTTCGGTCGGGCGGTGA